A single Anopheles arabiensis isolate DONGOLA chromosome X, AaraD3, whole genome shotgun sequence DNA region contains:
- the LOC120906001 gene encoding TWiK family of potassium channels protein 18 has product MCVHSFTTDSSPVTGPVSREQRKKNKAPLCQQSSLKRTPLLPSRTRPTPAVPCALRVRKREPLLWVYVFVSVCVDGFSSAQRCVQQQQQHCPTMIRQRSSVRSRGSSSTTISDPREKVKDCCRKFVAFMCTQVGVGGLIVAYALVGAASFMSIETQEPNPLIEHVVTLRRNCAAELWDVTEQLNLFNSSIWHYEADLVLKRYQDDFAEAIRRGYDGRSPEEVWNFPAALMFCLAVFTMIGYGNMVPRTAWGKGATVIYATFGIPLYILYFMNMGKVLASTFKWLYTWFHECSHRSDEDGGLALEEGPGGLAPRKRIIVPTTACLWVITIYIATGTIMFAEWEKWTYLDSAYFCVTSLCKIGIGDLVPGANILDSQSGKPTKLVINFVYMLLGMGLVAMCYILMREEVRIKMQEIKEDTRLCLEDLSSKFAKCCGTKDSQYYD; this is encoded by the coding sequence atgtgtgtacactCTTTCACAACAGACAGCTCTCCTGTGACGGGTCCAGTTTCGAGGGAGCagaggaagaagaataagGCGCCATTGTGCCAACAATCTTCCCTTAAAAGAACGCCATTATTGCCATCGCGAACCAGGCCGACGCCCGCTGTGCCGTGTGCCCTGCgcgtgagaaagagagagcctTTGCTTTGGGTGTATGTGttcgtgtccgtgtgtgtggaCGGGTTTTCTTCAGCTCAGCGGTgtgtccagcagcagcagcagcactgccCCACCATGATCCGGCAGCGCTCGTCCGTGCGGAGCCGCGGCTCGTCCTCGACCACGATCAGCGACCCGCGGGAGAAGGTAAAGGACTGCTGCCGCAAGTTCGTCGCGTTCATGTGCACCCAGGTCGGGGTGGGCGGGCTGATCGTCGCGTACGCGCTGGTCGGCGCGGCCAGCTTCATGTCGATCGAGACGCAGGAGCCGAACCCGCTGATCGAGCACGTCGTTACGCTGCGGCGGAACTGTGCGGCCGAGCTGTGGGACGTGACCGAGCAGCTCAACCTGTTCAACAGCTCGATCTGGCACTACGAGGCCGACCTGGTGCTGAAGCGCTACCAGGACGACTTTGCGGAGGCGATCCGGCGCGGCTACGACGGTCGCTCGCCGGAGGAGGTGTGGAACTTTCCGGCGGCCCTGATGTTCTGCCTGGCCGTGTTTACGATGATCGGGTACGGCAACATGGTGCCGCGGACGGCGTGGGGCAAGGGCGCGACCGTCATCTACGCGACGTTCGGCATCCCGCTCTACATACTGTACTTCATGAACATGGGCAAGGTGCTGGCGTCCACGTTCAAGTGGCTGTACACCTGGTTCCACGAGTGCAGCCACCGGAGCGACGAGGACGGCGGGCTCGCGCTGGAGGAAGGCCCGGGCGGGCTGGCGCCCCGCAAGCGCATCATCGTGCCGACGACCGCCTGCCTGTGGGTGATCACGATCTACATCGCGACCGGCACGATCATGTTCGCCGAGTGGGAGAAGTGGACGTACCTCGACTCGGCCTACTTCTGCGTGACCAGCCTGTGCAAGATCGGCATCGGCGACCTGGTGCCGGGCGCGAACATACTCGACTCGCAGAGCGGCAAACCGACCAAGCTGGTGATCAACTTCGTCTACATGCTGCTCGGCATGGGCCTGGTCGCGATGTGCTACATCCTGATGCGGGAGGAGGTGCGCATCAAGATGCAGGAGATCAAGGAGGACACGCGCCTCTGCCTCGAGGATCTCAGCTCCAAGTTTGCCAAGTGCTGCGGCACCAAGGACTCGCAGTACTATGActaa
- the LOC120905801 gene encoding transcription factor 15-like encodes MSRNRRSTSSTSGDSGKDPQLTFDQRLQANARERYRTHSVNSAFNNLRLLIPTEPPDRKLSKIETLRLAKSYISHLIAVLVTGNSQRPCASTSQRHQPTTVGDGQDGTGAQPPPTYYRQSICTFCVTLDKY; translated from the exons ATGAGCCGCAACCgacgcagcaccagcagcacgtcCGGCGATTCCGGCAAGGATCCACAGCTCACCTTCGACCAGCGGCTGCAGGCGAACGCGCGCGAACGCTACCGAACGCACAG TGTCAACTCCGCGTTCAACAATTTGCGCCTGCTAATACCGACGGAACCGCCCGACCGGAAGCTGTCCAAGATCGAGACGCTCCGGCTGGCGAAGAGCTACATCTCGCACCTGATCGCCGTGCTCGTGACCGGCAACAGCCAGCGGCCTTGTGCCAGCACCAGCCAGCGCCACCAGCCGACGACGGTGGGCGATGGGCAGGATGGTACGGGCGCCCAACCACCACCCACCTACTATCGCCAATCAATCTGCACGTTTTGCGTGACGCTCGACAAGTACTGA
- the LOC120905800 gene encoding sterol regulatory element-binding protein 1: MEQDRGWNDPFHQPGLFFPNTGFKEDELDIADMNDMSDIVDIAEMYQMNEEKLLNLMGEDFLSNLSWEGAIGDTSAAAAAASAASSSASMAIPSPSGAGVTIKEECVGQKEPSAVPPPSPSDTLFQPIPKPSTPLQSPKQEEKQVLLCAPQLQPTPAATSLPTLAPQPHDHGQQLHLQPASHLVAGTRSVILAPSRPTMAGQPVATTPTTTSTTQTALLLQNARAPVTQTYQKKIAPAPAPPQQQQQTANLLPGIANVRVQNLVAGGQPLMQQVFTLQTVDKQSVFLPANTPVIYANANVHSIASTAPVPSTVTVKASPNLHTLVNTLSGPILTAGIPVVLDAPTQVAAAAAAPPSQQSADGQPKVQLTRLQPAGVPKVKEVKRSAHNAIERRYRTSINSCIVELKNIVVGVDAKLNKSAILRKAIDHIRHLQKQNNQLKQENMTYKMRLADQKHSLKDLLVGQQQQQHQHHLVDDLMIGPITPPRSDESNPSSSPAHSDSSMLGSPFPGSGSLSSNGGDDLLDDEMLSGLGGMSSNARLTICMFMLAVLVVNPFGSLLSLAGGRPDAPEELGTTRRILAVEEPYFWSRLSSMLLVALVNLMFLAFCLVRMLVYGDPVLLPRSRASTDYWKHKRQSDVEFRRGNADASYREAKLCLQSFGLSLPSTRVQRVSATAWQFVRMFFHRLYIGRWLSRRTGGLFKPEGDRMHALHSARELALLYHRLNQLHLVTNRTDANGLMMSLCAVNMAETAASVISVDDTIEIYLLAALRVKRSYPRLLQYYCRYYLAQAKQLASDHTSRRFRWLFTPYGFRFLTTSRFRYGERMDGSTALFTTLCNSADPIEYVMREYRLNLLQQALQLLVGSGHERTVRDPGSGPGSPGKGGAAGPGPLAGKETKEDHHHGSKSSEAADLTATGSGVSGDILHFTELLQDTFGLEKPVPFDGCSVHGTDCCFDELAHWWCNLLRVAGFWLLGEDELAEALYGQVETLPAAMQQLEDPLARALLLAFHAKRGLITKTESSFETIFGHCNASSRFLEDSLTGNICKTPSRLKLLSQLLACDWLLEARTALWEIEKDMRYNQQLHQTVPGQILAAFQADLNLLRMVTSKFPNAQSRVFLYEAVCRLMAGAAPGPTQQLLDRSLRQRNSRSSLICGKDRSAQLAGGRERAAALYVACKHLPAPCLSSPGERAGMLEEAAKTLEKIGDKKRLQQCYQLMKSLGSGSVTN, from the exons atggaacaagACCGAGGGTGGAACGATCCGTTCCACCAGCCGGGATTGTTTTTCCCGAACACGGGCTTCAAGGAGGACGAGCTGGACATCGCGGACATGAACGATATGAGCGACATCGTGGACATTGCGGAAATGT ATCAAATGAACGAGGAAAAGCTGCTGAACTTGATGGGCGAAGACTTCCTGTCCAACCTGAGCTGGGAAGGGGCAATTGGCGATACGtccgccgccgcagccgccgcctCCGCCGCCTCCTCTTCAGCCTCCATGGCGATTCCCTCGCCGAGCGGAGCGGGCGTCACGATAAAGGAGGAATGTGTCGGGCAGAAGGAGCCATCAGCCGTACCGCCACCCTCCCCGTCGGACACGCTTTTCCAGCCGATCCCCAAGCCATCGACCCCGTTGCAGTCGCCGAAGCAGGAGGAGAAGCAGGTGCTGCTCTGTGCTCCCCAGCTCCAACCCACTCCAGCCGCCACGTCACTGCCCACGCTAGCCCCTCAGCCGCACGATCACGGACAGCAGTTGCATCTGCAGCCGGCCAGCCATCTCGTTGCGGGCACTCGCTCGGTCATTCTGGCCCCGAGCCGCCCCACGATGGCGGGTCAGCCAGTGGCTaccacccccaccaccacctccaccacacAAACCGCGCTACTGCTGCAGAACGCACGCGCCCCGGTCACACAAACCTATCAGAAGAAGATAGCCCCTGCTCCCGCAccgccccagcagcagcagcaaacggccaACCTGCTGCCCGGCATTGCGAACGTGcgcgtccagaatctggtcgCGGGCGGGCAGCCCCTCATGCAGCAGGTCTTCACGCTGCAGACGGTGGACAAGCAGTCCGTCTTCCTGCCCGCCAACACGCCCGTCATCTACGCGAACGCGAACGTGCACTCGATCGCGAGCACCGCGCCCGTCCCCAGCACGGTCACGGTGAAGGCCAGCCCGAACCTGCACACGCTCGTCAACACGCTGAGCGGCCCGATCCTGACCGCCGGCATACCGGTCGTGTTGGACGCACCGACTCaagtggcggcggcggcggcagcacccCCCTCCCAGCAGTCGGCCGACGGGCAGCCGAAGGTGCAGCTGACCCGCCTCCAGCCGGCCGGCGTGCCGAAGGTAAAGGAGGTGAAGCGGTCGGCACACAACGCGATCGAGCGCCGGTACCGCACCTCCATCAACAGCTGCATCGTCGAGCTGAAGAACATCGTGGTCGGGGTGGACGCGAAGCTGAACAAATCGGCCAtcctgcgcaaagcgatcgaccACATCCGGCACCTGCAGAAGCAGAACAACCAGCTGAAGCAGGAAAACATGACGTACAAGATGCGGCTGGCCGACCAGAAGCACTCGCTGAAGGATCTGCTcgtcgggcagcagcagcagcagcaccagcaccacctgGTGGACGACCTGATGATCGGGCCGATCACGCCCCCGCGCAGCGACGAATCGAACCCGTCCTCGTCGCCGGCCCACTCGGACAGCTCGATGCTGGGGTCGCCCTTCCCGGGGTCCGGTTCGCTCTCGTCGAACGGTGGCGACGACCTGCTGGACGACGAGATGCTGTCCGGGCTGGGCGGCATGTCCTCGAACGCGCGGCTCACGATCTGCATGTTCATGctggcggtgctggtggtgaaCCCGTTCGGCAGCCTGCTGTCGCTGGCGGGCGGGCGTCCGGACGCACCGGAGGAGCTGGGCACGACCCGCCGCATACTGGCGGTGGAGGAGCCGTACTTCTGGTCCCGGCTTTCCtcgatgctgctggtggcgctcGTCAACCTGATGTTTCTCGCTTTCTGCCTCGTGCGCATGCTGGTGTACGGCGACCCGGTGCTGCTGCCCCGGTCCCGCGCCTCCACCGACTACTGGAAGCACAAGCGCCAGTCGGACGTGGAGTTCCGGCGCGGCAATGCGGACGCATCGTACCGCGAGGCGAAGCTGTGCCTGCAGTCGTTCGGGCTGTCGCTGCCGTCGACGCGCGTGCAGCGCGTGTCGGCCACCGCCTGGCAGTTCGTGCGCATGTTCTTCCACCGGCTGTACATCGGGCGGTGGCTGTCGCGCCGCACCGGCGGCCTGTTCAAGCCGGAGGGCGACCGGATGCACGCGCTGCACTCGGCGCGCGAGCTCGCCCTGCTCTACCACCGGCTGAACCAGCTGCACCTCGTCACCAACCGGACGGACGCGAACGGGCTGATGATGAGCCTGTGCGCGGTCAACATGGCGGAAACGGCTGCGTCCGTCATCTCGGTGGACGACACGATCGAGATCTATCTGCTGGCGGCGCTGCGCGTGAAGCGAAGCTACCCGCGGCTGCTGCAGTACTACTGCCGGTACTATCTCGCCCAGGCGAAGCAGCTGGCGAGCGACCACACCAGCCGACGGTTCCGCTGGCTGTTCACGCCGTACGGGTTCCGCTTTCTCACCACCAGCCGGTTCCGGTACGGCGAGCGGATGGACGGCTCGACCGCACTCTTCACCACGCTCTGCAACAGTGCCGACCCGATCGAGTACGTGATGCGCGAGTACCGGCTGAACCTGCTGCAGCAGGCGCTCCAGCTGCTGGTCGGGTCCGGGCACGAGCGGACGGTGCGCGACCCGGGCAGCGGGCCCGGTTCGCCCGGCAAGGGCGGCGCAGCCGGGCCGGGACCGCTCGCCGGCAAGGAGACGAAGGAGGACCACCACCATGGCAGCAAGTCGAGCGAGGCGGCCGATCTGACCGCAACCGGCAGCGGCGTTAGCGGCGACATACTGCACTTTACCGAGCTGCTGCAGGACACGTTCGGGCTGGAGAAGCCGGTCCCGTTCGATGGGTGCAGCGTGCACGGCACCGACTGCTGCTTCGACGAGCTGGCCCACTGGTGGTGCAATCTGCTGCGCGTCGCCGGCTTCTGGCTGCTGGGCGAGGACGAGCTGGCCGAGGCCCTGTACGGCCAGGTGGAAACGTTGCCGGCCGCCATGCAGCAGCTGGAGGATCCGCTTGCCCGCGCGCTGCTGCTCGCGTTTCACGCTAAGCGCGGCTTGAT CACCAAGACGGAATCGAGCTTTGAGACGATCTTTGGCCACTGtaatgccagcagccgctTCCTCGAGGACAGCCTTACCGGCAATATCTGCAAGACGCCGAGCCGGCTGAAGTTG CTATCACAACTGCTCGCCTGCGACTGGCTGCTGGAAGCCCGTACCGCGCTCTGGGAGATCGAAAAGGATATGCGCTacaaccagcagctgcaccaaACGGTGCCGGGGCAAATCTTGGCCGCCTTCCAGGCCGACCTGAACCTGCTCCGCATGGTGACGAGCAAATTCCCG AATGCTCAGTCGCGCGTGTTTCTGTACGAAGCGGTCTGCCGGCTGATGGCGGGCGCGGCGCCCGGTCCGACCCAGCAGCTACTGGACCGCAGCCTGCGCCAGCGCAACTCCCGCTCGTCGCTCATCTGCGGCAAGGACCGGTCGGCCCAGCTGGCCGGGGGGCGGGAGCGGGCCGCCGCCCTGTACGTCGCCTGCAAGCATCTGCCCGCGCCCTGCCTGTCGTCGCCGGGCGAGCGGGCCGGCATGCTGGAGGAGGCCGCCAAAACGCTCGAAAAGATCGGCGACAAGAAGCGGCTGCAGCAGTGCTACCAGCTAATGAAGTCGCTCGGCAGTGGCAGCGTGACCAACTGA
- the LOC120906000 gene encoding uncharacterized protein LOC120906000, which translates to MSNVRCNEPPPTATTSLAAKDTEADTGPSIAPVPQPQQQQQAPQQAPTVQSSNSKGTPCRINSVKGYQNRTNSIIYCPPLLRGNSPKEKCSAIVYFGGDVQDIPEKMESNRDNKNYIKWNLENTALLLRESFPQSHIVVVRPMRMEYSTFSCFDNFVRGNNAGIPDHTPMHYSLQHLEELLINLTKKLTKPILDQEFLHKLLSASSTKGYGGDVPCKQNNADILQSNIYDGGAAGAEEPAEPDDLSELLWWRENLNLDKASLKLIGFSKGCVVLNQFIYEFHYYKTLTPDDSTMMRLVSRISDMYWLDGGHGGGKNTWITSRSLLETLCRLCINVHVHVTPYQIQDDHRPWIRKEEKAFTDLLKRLGAAFDRHLYPSEANSTNLYTHFDVLNRFRQHQISLFSQQLHQTVMQQQQQQQGTLVQHAAGGGSYGRVVVAAAGAAAAAAAAAPGQGSEESADCGDGGGGGGGTGSPGPEEYGTVGEDEDEEEEEEEEEPMEGTEGGGGGGGGGRGGGAIGKVSNRDEEEEDEDASSLALEDGVGEEGPAGGEGEEEEEDDDAPMPAHHVTAMETGADDDQGDSSGGSSSGGSLHDN; encoded by the exons ATGAGTAACGTACGATGCAACGAGCCGCCACCGACGGCGACCACTTCCCTCGCCGCCAAGGACACGGAGGCTGATACCGGGCCATCGATTGCGCCGGTACcacagccgcagcagcagcagcaggcgccgCAGCAGGCGCCGACCGTGCAGTCGAGCAATAGTAAGGGTACGCCCTGCCGCATCAACAGCGTGAAGGGCTACCAGAACCGTACCAACAGTATTATCTACTGTCCGCCATTGTTGCGCGGCAACTCGCCGAAGGAAAAGTGCAGTGCGATCGTCTACTTCGGTGGCGATGTGCAG GACATCCCGGAAAAGATGGAATCCAACCGGGACAACAAAAACTACATCAAATGGAACCTGGAGAAcacggcgctgctgctgcgagaaTCGTTCCCCCAGTCGCACATCGTGGTCGTGCGCCCGATGCGGATGGAGTACAGCACGTTCAGCTGCTTCGACAACTTCGTGCGGGGCAACAATGCGGGCATACCGGACCACACGCCCATGCACTACTCGCTGCAGCATCTGGAGGA GCTGCTCATAAATCTTACGAAAAAGCTCACGAAACCTATACTCGATCAGGAATTCCTGCACAAGCTGCTGAGCGCTTCCAGCACCAAGGGGTACGGGGGCGACGTGCCGTGCAAACAGAACAATGCCGACATTTTGCAA AGCAATATCTACGATGGCGGTGCCGCCGGGGCCGAGGAACCGGCCGAACCGGACGACCTGTCCGAGCTGCTCTGGTGGCGCGAAAATCTCAACCTCGACAAGGCGAGCCTGAAGCTGATCGGGTTCAGCAAGGGCTGCGTGGTGCTGAACCAGTTCATCTACGAGTTTCACTACTACAAAACGCTCACGCCGGACGACAGCACGATGATGCGGCTGGTGTCGCGCATCAGCGACATGTACTGGCTGGACGGGGGGCACGGCGGCGGCAAGAACACCTGGATCACGTCCCGCAGCCTGCTCGAGACGCTCTGCCGGCTGTGCATCAACGTGCACGTGCACGTCACCCCATATCAGATCCAGGACGACCACCGGCCGTGGATACGGAAGGAGGAGAAAGCGTTCACCGATCTGCTGAAGCGGCTCGGGGCCGCCTTCGACCGGCACCTCTACCCGAGCGAGGCGAACTCGACCAACCTGTACACGCACTTCGACGTGCTGAACCGATTTCGGCAGCACCAGATCAGCCTGTTCTcgcagcagctgcaccagacggtgatgcagcagcagcagcagcagcagggcacGCTCGTCCAGCACGCCGCCGGCGGCGGTAGCTACgggcgggtggtggtggcggctgcgggggcggcggcggcggcggcggcggcggctccCGGGCAGGGCAGTGAGGAGTCGGCGGACTGtggcgacggcggcggcggcggcggtggcactGGCTCGCCCGGCCCGGAAGAGTACGGCACGGTGggcgaggacgaggacgaggaggaggaggaagaggaggaagagccGATGGAGGGCAccgaggggggagggggtggaggaggaggcggGCGAGGAGGGGGAGCCATCGGGAAGGTGTCGAATcgggatgaggaggaggaggacgaggacgcGTCCTCGCTGGCACTGGAGGACGGCGTCGGGGAGGAGGGGCCGGCCGGCGGCGagggcgaggaggaggaggaggacgacgatgcACCCATGCCGGCGCACCACGTCACCGCGATGGAGACGGGGGCGGACGACGACCAGGGTGATAGCAGcgggggcagcagcagcggcggcagcctGCACGACAACTGA